CCTTGTCTCAAAACACTGTCAGGAGAAACAATGAAATACCTTTTTATATTTTTTGTATGCATTTTGCTTTCCCATGGGTATGCTGATTACCATACCTGGACGAACCTCGCCCACCAGGCGAATGGTACCTCAAACACCCGGGAAGTTATGAGAGACTACCTCATGTTTTACCGTATCTTGTGGGATGATATTTCTTATAAAAACTACATTGTTCCTTGGGGAGAGACCAATAAGGTGTTGGTTCTCGTGATGCAACCCCCTCACCCTCACGCTACGATAGTCTTTATTCATGGATATCTTGACCATGTGGGAAACTTTGGGGAGTTTTATCGATTTTTTCTCAAGAGAGGGTATAGTATTGTGGCTTTTGATCTCCCAGGGCATGGACTTTCGAGTGGACTTCGCACGGGAATAGAGGATTTTTCAGACTACGCTCAGGCTTTAGAGAGCGTTCTGAGAAAAGTGCCAGAGATTCCAAAGAGTTTTTTTGCTATGGGGTTTAGTACGGGGTGTTCTGTGTGGATAGAGTATCTTCACACCCATCGGAGAACCCATAGAATACAAAAGCTTGCCCTTGCTGCTCCGTTGGTGCGAGTGGTAAACTGGAATATGGCAGTGATGGGATACAATCTCCTCAGCGGT
This sequence is a window from Thermospira aquatica. Protein-coding genes within it:
- a CDS encoding alpha/beta hydrolase: MKYLFIFFVCILLSHGYADYHTWTNLAHQANGTSNTREVMRDYLMFYRILWDDISYKNYIVPWGETNKVLVLVMQPPHPHATIVFIHGYLDHVGNFGEFYRFFLKRGYSIVAFDLPGHGLSSGLRTGIEDFSDYAQALESVLRKVPEIPKSFFAMGFSTGCSVWIEYLHTHRRTHRIQKLALAAPLVRVVNWNMAVMGYNLLSGFITELPRTQTRTTSDKTFLDFIYNQDPLQEKKAHLSWFQAARNWHERVIRYPSVGELPVLIVQGRDDSVVDWRYNLPVLEKLFPRLQIRMYPGNHHILMETNRDQVYQDIFSFLEDV